A genomic region of Canis lupus baileyi chromosome X unlocalized genomic scaffold, mCanLup2.hap1 SUPER_X_unloc_2, whole genome shotgun sequence contains the following coding sequences:
- the LOC140629678 gene encoding melanoma-associated antigen 10-like, which translates to MVFGPPEEGSATPAALSAPQSSQSADRSPNGGAAGGLGQPEPPGPSGPGEAGDEEPLVEGSFRMKTAALVVFLLLKYRNKQPTSKAEMLEVFTPEYQDDFPAILSQASICLRLVFGLDVIEVDPREHSYVLNPILGLTWDGMLSDQWGIPKTSLLGLVLGLILLQDGCVSEEVWEALGFTGMKDGQEQIVCGEPGDHLTVCVQEGYLGRRQVAGSDPARFEFLWGPRSSEETNNLQVMDFMLQVGSKNLGSSLVL; encoded by the coding sequence ATGGTCTTTGGCCCCCCAGAGGAGGGGTCTGCTACTCCCGCGGCCCTGAGTGCTCCCCAGAGCTCTCAGAGTGCCGACCGCTCCCCCAATGGTGGGGCAGCTGGTGGCCTTGGCCAGCCCGAGCCTCCTGGCCCCAGCGGCCCAGGGGAGGCGGGAGATGAGGAGCCCTTGGTGGAGGGCAGTTTCCGCATGAAGACGGCTGCCCTGGTGGTATTCCTGCTCCTCAAGTATCGCAACAAGCAGCCCACCAGCAAGGCAGAGATGCTGGAGGTCTTCACCCCAGAATACCAGGACGACTTCCCCGCCATCTTGAGCCAAGCGTCCATCTGCTTGCGGCTGGTCTTTGGCCTAGACGTGATTGAAGTGGATCCCAGGGAGCACTCCTACGTCCTCAACCccatcctgggcctcacctgggatgGGATGCTGAGCGATCAGTGGGGTATCCCCAAGACCAGCCTCCTGGGGCTGGTCCTGGGGTTGATCCTCCTGCAGGACGGATGTGTCTCCGAGGAGGTGTGGGAGGCTCTGGGGTTCACGGGGATGAAAGATGGCCAAGAGCAAATcgtctgtggggagcctggggacCACCTCACCGTCTGTGTGCAGGAAGGCTACCTGGGGCGCCGGCAGGTGGCAGGCAGCGACCCTGCCCGCTTTGAGTTCCTGTGGGGGCCCAGGTCCTCCGAGGAAACCAACAACCTTCAGGTCATGGACTTTATGCTCCAGGTCGGTAGCAAAAACCTGGGGTCCTCCCTGGTCCTGTGA